The proteins below are encoded in one region of Silene latifolia isolate original U9 population chromosome 2, ASM4854445v1, whole genome shotgun sequence:
- the LOC141634252 gene encoding uncharacterized protein LOC141634252: MSAVVNLYNIKGANGYVINAQQQHLPEFKKQQIDEVAVGRRRIVDRTVVSTPTIVLEYGIKAAIRIRKFDSGSEKRKKKKRIEQLVQSQKGALDKFFTKGSTSNSENITDNEGVVATETVVMCDNPVFIDFDMPIKNNDDKIDDEDNNNDDNLDMNENDSVENNEGFDVGGEKIDVENGSHMNNTFDMFDPRNWDSLNSDMIKMLAKSGPKRDLTIEKGRKGQSGRRFKSTCYTRVLPNGERLKQHEMGIEHIVNMTAWYDLRERIEKSQTIDKRTNSALNKEKERWKKVLERIIFVVVYLATHNLAFRGSNGKLYQKSNGNFLGLIEMLARFDPIIQEHVHRITNDTIHSHYLGHNIQNELILLVASAIKSEIIKSVKEAKYFSVILDCTPDVSHQEQMSLILRYVDVSSSCVCIKESFLGFLSVNDTTGQGLFDVLLNELKSLDLDVNDVRGQSYDNGSNMKGKNQGVQKRLLDVNPRAFFTPCASHSLNLTLCDMANSCGKAKDFFGVIQRIYTIFANSNKRWEILKNNATKYTLKQFSSTRWESRVDSVKAIRFQIAEVCDALLQVGETDNDSKIRSEAKSLAMNELGDFEFLVALVIWYEILYRINFVSKQLQSKNMILDVAIDDIKKLVLFFEDYRESGFNDAVNIAREIALELNVDPVFPKKRVIRRKKQFDENQNDTSEVVSQTSEESFRVNYFLFVVDQAIGSLRKRFEQYEEFQNVFGFLFSSSKLHTLDNAELKSCCDDLQVALTSGEQCDIDGNELYMELKLLKDILPSEEEMEAIDILKFLKRKSYFPNAFIAYRILLTIPVTVASAERSFSKLKLLKSYMRSTMLQERLTGLAIIAIEDDLLEKVDYNCLIEEFASRKTTRKNRFSNNL, translated from the exons GTAGCAGTCGGTCGTCGGAGAATAGTAGATCGGACAGTCGTGAGTACGCCGACTATAGTTTTGGAATACGGCATCAAAGCAGCAATAAG AATAAGAAAGTTTGATTCTGGATCCGAAAAACGGAAGAAAAAGAAGCGAATAGAACAGTTAGTTCAGTCTCAAAAAGGTGCACTCGATAAATTTTTTACGAAAGGGTCTACTTCTAATAGTGAAAATATTACTGATAATGAAGGTGTTGTTGCGACTGAAACTGTTGTAATGTGTGATAATCCCGTTTTTATTGATTTTGACATGCCTATAAAGAATAACGATGATAAAATTGACGATgaggataataataatgatgataatttagatatgaatgaaaatgatagTGTTGAGAATAATGAGGGTTTTGACGTAGGAGGAGAAAAAATTGATGTCGAAAATGGTAGTCATATGAATAATACTTTTGATATGTTTGACCCAAGAAATTGGGATTCGCTTAATTCCGATATGATTAAAATGTTAGCCAAAAGCGGTCCTAAGAGAGATTTAACTATTGAAAAAGGTCGGAAAGGCCAATCGGGGAGAAGATTTAAATCAACATGTTATACAAGAGTTTTACCAAATGGAGAAAG ACTTAAACAACATGAAATGGGGATTGAACACATCGTTAATATGACTGCTTGGTATGATTTGCGTGAACGAATTGAAAAGAGtcaaacaattgataaaaggacGAATAGTGcattaaataaagagaaagaACGTTGGAAAAAAGTGTTAGAAAGAATAATATTTGTCGTGGTGTATTTAGCAACACATAACTTGGCTTTTCGTGGTAGTAATGGGAAGTTATATCAAAAGAGCAATGGAAATTTTTTAGGATTAATTGAAATGTTAGCGAGGTTTGACCCTATAATTCAGGAGCATGTGCATCGTATAACCAATGACACTATTCATAGTCATTATCTTGGTCATAACATTCAAAATGAGTTAATTCTTCTTGTTGCATCCGCTATTAAATCTGAAATTATTAAAAGTGTGAAAGAAGCAAAATATTTTTCAGTGATACTAGATTGCACTCCCGATGTTAGTCACCAAGAGCAAATGTCATTGATTTTGAGATATGTTGATGTGTCTTCAAGTTGTGTCTGTATTAAGGAATCATTTTTAGGATTTTTGAGTGTAAATGATACAACTGGACAAGGACTTTTTGATGTTTTATTAAATGAATTAAAATCTCTTGATCTTGATGTGAATGATGTAAGAGGACAAAGTTATGATAATGGATCAAATATGAAAGGCAAAAATCAGGGGGTACAAAAAAGACTTTTAGATGTGAATCCTCGAGCATTCTTTACTCCTTGTGCTTCTCATAGTCTTAATTTAACATTGTGTGATATGGCAAATAGTTGTGGTAAAGCTAAAGACTTTTTTGGAGTAATACAACGAATATATACTATTTTTGCAAATTCTAATAAAAGATGGGagatattgaaaaataatgcaacAAAATATACATTAAAGCAATTTTCATCTACTCGTTGGGAAAGTCGTGTCGATAGTGTTAAAGCAATCAGGTTTCAAATTGCAGAGGTATGTGATGCTTTGCTTCAAGTAGGAGAAACTGATAATGATAGTAAAATTAGAAGTGAAGCTAAATCCTTGGCCATGAATGAACTTGGTGACTTTGAGTTTTTAGTAGCACTTGTTATTTGGTATGAAATATTGTATAGAATTAATTTTGTTAGTAAACAGTTGCAATCAAAGAATATGATTCTTGATGTGGCAATTGATGATATTAAGAAGTTAGTTTTATTTTTTGAAGATTATAGGGAATCTGGATTTAATGACGCCGTTAATATTGCTAGGGAAATTGCACTTGAATTAAACGTTGATCCCGTATTTCCAAAGAAACGTGTTATTAGAAGGAAAAAACAATTTGACGAGAATCAAAATGACACATCTGAAGTAGTTTCTCAAACTAGTGAAGAATCTTTTAGAGTGAACTATTTCTTATTTGTTGTTGATCAAGCTATTGGTTCTCTTAGAAAAAGATTTGAGCAATATGAAGAATTTCAAaatgtttttggctttttgttCTCTTCTAGTAAGTTGCACACATTAGACAATGCTGAATTAAAGTCTTGTTGTGACGATCTTCAAGTAGCACTTACAAGTGGTGAACAATGTGATATTGATGGGAATGAATTGTACATGGAGTTAAAGTTGCTTAAAGATATATTGCCTAGTGAAGAAGAGATGGAAGCTATtgatattttgaaatttttgaaacgtAAATCGTATTTTCCTAATGCATTTATTGCGTATCGAATATTGTTGACTATTCCCGTAACAGTTGCATCTGCAGAAAGaagtttttccaagttaaagTTGTTGAAATCTTACATGAGGTCTACAATGTTGCAAGAGAGGCTTACCGGATTAGCAATAATTGCCATAGAAGATGATTTATTGGAGAAAGTCGATTATAATTGTTTGATAGAGGAATTCGCTTCAAGAAAAACTACGCGAAAGAATCGTTTTTCAAATAATTTGTAG